A region of the Roseiflexus sp. RS-1 genome:
CGCATAGGCGTCGGAGCCTGCGCCTGAACCGTAGGTGGTCACAAAGATCGTATCGCCTGGTTGCGCCACATCAAGAATGGCGCACAGACCGAGCAACGCCGCTGCCGAATAGGCATTGCCAATCTTCGGCGAGAGCAACCCCGGCGCGATCTGCTGCGGCGTGAACCCCAGTTGTCGTGCCACCGTCTGCGGGAAGCGCGTATTCGGTTGGTGGAACACGGCATAGGTGAAATCCGACGGCTTTGCGCCCAGATCGTGCAACAACTTTTCGGCTGCGCTGCGCACCGTACCAAAATAGGCAGGTTCGCCGGTGAAGCGATGCCCGTGCACCGGGTACGCCGTATCGGCGCGGCGAAAGAAGTCAGGGGTGTCGGTTACATACGAGGTGGTTCCCTCGATGACCGCGACCGCATCCATCGCCGGACCGACGATCAGCGCAGCTGCACCGGCTGCGGCAGTGTACTCCAGCGCATCGCCCGGACGACCCTGCGCCGTGTCGGCGCCAATCGCAAGCACATACTCCGCCATGCCGCTGCCGACCATTCCCATCGCAGCGGTCAGTGCTTCAGAACCGGCTTTACATGCGAATTCCCAATCTGCCGTGCTGACCCACGGCGTTGCACCGAGCGTCTCGGCGACCAGCGTGCCGGACGGTTTGACCGAGTAAGGGTGGCTCTCGCTGCCAACCCAGACTGCCGACAGGCGATCGGGCGTAATGCGCGCCCGCGCCAGCGCGTTGCGCGCCGCTTCTATCGACATTGTGATCGTATCTTCGTCGGGACCGGGTACGCTCTTCGAGTCGACCGGCGTTCCGCTAGCGCCATCCCAGATGCGGGCAATCTCCCGCGCTGCGATACGGAAGCGCGGGATGTAGACGCCATACCCCGTGATACCGACAGGTCGTTCAGGCTTCATCATAAGAAATGCTCCTCCAGACACACGAAAAGAGAACGCGGAACGCACACCGTGCGTCTGCACATACGTGGTTGCATCACAACGGCGGGATGCAGCGTTCCGGGTTCTCTTCCAGGTCGTCAGTCAGGTGATGTCAAACGTCAGGTATCTTTCCCCTTCGCTGTCTGTGCGGCGTGGTCTGACGAAG
Encoded here:
- a CDS encoding hydroxymethylglutaryl-CoA synthase, with protein sequence MMKPERPVGITGYGVYIPRFRIAAREIARIWDGASGTPVDSKSVPGPDEDTITMSIEAARNALARARITPDRLSAVWVGSESHPYSVKPSGTLVAETLGATPWVSTADWEFACKAGSEALTAAMGMVGSGMAEYVLAIGADTAQGRPGDALEYTAAAGAAALIVGPAMDAVAVIEGTTSYVTDTPDFFRRADTAYPVHGHRFTGEPAYFGTVRSAAEKLLHDLGAKPSDFTYAVFHQPNTRFPQTVARQLGFTPQQIAPGLLSPKIGNAYSAAALLGLCAILDVAQPGDTIFVTTYGSGAGSDAYALRVTDALPDRRDRAPLTAAYLARETFVDYAVYVKWRGKLVME